The genomic segment CCCAAAGCCACGAGACCCTGACTAGCAACTTACAACTTGCCCGGCAACTTGGAATTAACGGCACGCCAACCACCCTCATCGGGGAGCAGCTCTTAGTCGGCGCAGTCCCTTACAACACCCTTGAGCGGGCGGTTCGCCAAGAGTTAGCAAGAGGTGGGCATGGATAAAGTAAAAAAATGGAGCAAAGAGATTGTATTGGGGCTGGTGATCCTTGTGGCTTTCAGCCTATTCATGGATTGGCTTCGCAAGCCGAATACCTCCCCCTTGGTGACGCAAACAAGTTTGATAACCCTTGGAGGTGACCCTGTCACTGTGGATAAGCTGAGTAAGGAAAAGCCCCTGCTTCTCTATGTCTGGGGAAGCTGGTGTTCTATCTGCAACTACACCTCGCCAACCGTCGACACATTAGCAAAGGAGGGAGTAAATGTGATGAGCCTTGCGTTACGCTCAGGTGACGATGCGCGGGTGACCCGCTACCTGGAG from the Dongshaea marina genome contains:
- a CDS encoding protein disulfide oxidoreductase; the encoded protein is MDKVKKWSKEIVLGLVILVAFSLFMDWLRKPNTSPLVTQTSLITLGGDPVTVDKLSKEKPLLLYVWGSWCSICNYTSPTVDTLAKEGVNVMSLALRSGDDARVTRYLEHKGVNLPVINDPEGRIASQMAIGATPTFAIFYQGKLVQSTSGWTSGLGLKLRLWLATL